A genomic stretch from Helianthus annuus cultivar XRQ/B chromosome 1, HanXRQr2.0-SUNRISE, whole genome shotgun sequence includes:
- the LOC110933478 gene encoding putative disease resistance protein RGA3, which translates to MGDAAVSALVKDVIGRLTSELIKEFGLLRRFKGDIMRLKEDFEQIQAVLEDAEEKHIKEKAVELWLQRLRSASFKVENVLDDISTEALLRSLHKEIDVERGIKIGIKYKVRASFSKFKFRVRAAHKVKAIRTKLDEIASRRFELNLISSDTSHVDVGVEGEMPNRETSSLILDSSKILGRDEEVEMVIRTVCNKDIGKYDNGEIRVYGIWGMGGIGKTTLAQLAYNHTIVNQYFDLRCWVYVSENFQVNEIIKKIIESVDKSGCTLTQLDTLQASLQSKLREKKFLIVLDDVWAEEDEKEKWERLSGTLSCGAEGSIVVMTTRSERTCRMMTKVGELRHQLGCLSEENSWLLFKKHAFAQGRVGDDVRKLEPIGREIVVKCKGLPLAVKTLGSLMWSKSSSNDWQRVKDSNIWNLQENNVLPALKLSYDNLAPHLKRCFSYFCLFPKGHELKKDELILLWVANGFIPPKEETDNLYVIGEEFFNCLIWKSLFQVEKGNKYEDGIDRCKMHDLVHDMARHVMKHDCLVIEPACNEVKIPDEVLHLSSSCPDEKLNLSSEDLGKLTSLRSIFMFGEGDEGCITQLLNHVYVRVLHLALTM; encoded by the coding sequence ATGGGAGATGCAGCTGTTTCGGCTCTTGTGAAGGATGTGATAGGGAGACTGACTTCTGAACTTATCAAAGAGTTTGGTCTACTTCGGCGATTCAAGGGTGATATTATGCGTCTCAAGGAAGATTTCGAGCAGATCCAAGCTGTTCTTGAAGATGCAGAAGAGAAACACATCAAGGAAAAGGCTGTAGAGTTATGGCTTCAGCGTCTTAGATCTGCATCCTTCAAGGTAGAAAATGTGTTGGATGATATCTCAACTGAAGCTTTGCTACGAAGTCTACACAAAGAGATAGACGTCGAAAGAGGAATCAAAATAGGCATCAAATACAAGGTAAGAGCCTCATTCTCCAAATTTAAGTTTCGTGTTAGGGCTGCTCACAAAGTTAAAGCCATAAGAACAAAACTGGATGAGATAGCATCCAGGAGATTTGAGTTAAACTTGATCTCTAGTGACACAAGTCATGTAGATGTGGGAGTTGAAGGTGAGATGCCTAATAGGGAAACGAGCTCGCTTATACTTGATTCTTCAAAAATTTTAGGAAGAGATGAAGAGGTGGAGATGGTTATAAGAACGGTATGCAACAAAGATATAGGAAAATATGACAATGGTGAGATTCGGGTGTATGGTATATGGGGTATGGGAGGCATAGGAAAGACTACTCTAGCTCAATTAGCCTATAACCATACGATTGTTAATCAATATTTCGACTTACGATGTTGGGTGTATGTCTCTGAAAACTTCCAAGTTAACGAGATTATAAAGAAAATCATTGAGTCCGTAGATAAATCTGGGTGTACACTTACACAGCTGGATACGTTGCAAGCTTCCCTTCAAAGCAAGTTAAGGGAAAAGAAATTTTTAATTGTACTAGATGACGTTTGGGCTGAAGAGGACGAAAAGGAAAAGTGGGAAAGATTAAGTGGAACATTAAGTTGTGGGGCAGAAGGAAGTATTGTTGTGATGACAACACGGTCAGAAAGAACTTGTCGAATGATGACTAAGGTTGGCGAGCTACGACATCAATTGGGTTGTTTATCAGAAGAGAACTCATGGTTATTATTTAAGAAGCATGCATTTGCACAAGGAAGAGTGGGGGATGACGTACGTAAGCTAGAGCCTATTGGAAGGGAAATAGTTGTGAAATGTAAGGGGCTGCCTTTGGCAGTGAAGACTTTGGGCAGCTTAATGTGGTCAAAAAGTAGTAGCAACGACTGGCAACGTGTGAAAGACAGTAACATATGGAACTTACAAGAAAATAATGTCTTGCCTGCTTTAAAGTTAAGTTATGATAACTTGGCTCCACATTTAAAGAGatgtttttcttatttttgtttGTTTCCTAAAGGCCATGAACTAAAAAAAGATGAACTGATCTTGTTGTGGGTAGCAAACGGTTTCATTCCGCCCAAAGAAGAAACAGACAACTTGTATGTGATAGGGGAAGAATTTTTTAATTGTTTGATTTGGAAATCCCTCTTCCAGGTTGAGAAGGGTAACAAATATGAGGATGGTATTGATAGATGTAAAATGCATGATCTAGTGCATGACATGGCACGGCATGTAATGAAACATGATTGTTTAGTTATAGAGCCTGCTTGTAACGAGGTTAAAATCCCAGATGAGGTGCTTCATTTGAGCTCGTCATGTCCGGATGAAAAGTTAAATTTATCATCTGAGGATTTAGGAAAGTTAACATCATTAAGGTCAATATTCATGTTCGGGGAGGGGGATGAAGGTTGCATTACTCAACTTTTGAACCACGTGTATGTAAGGGTATTACACCTGGCTCTTaccatgtaa
- the LOC110933485 gene encoding disease resistance protein RGA2-like — protein MGDAAVSALVKDVIGRLTSELIKEFALLWGFKGDIMRLKEDFEQIQAVLEDAEEKHIKEKAVELWLQCLRSASFKVENVLDDISTEALLRSLHKEIDIERGIKIGIKYKVRASFSKFKFRVRAAHKVKAIRTKLDDIASRRFELNLISSDTSHEDVGVEGEMPNRETSSLILDSSKILGKDEEVEMVIRTVCNKDIGKYDNGDIRVYGIWGMGGLGKTTLAQLVYNHKRVDQYFDLKCWVYVSENFQVNEIMKKIIESVDKSGCTLTQLDTLQASLQNKLMGRKFLIVLDDVWAEENEEGKWKTLSGTLSCGEEGSIVVMTTRSERTCRMMAKVGELRHELGCLSEENSWLLFKKHAFAEGRVGDDERKLEPIGREIVVKCKGLPLAVKTLGSLMWSKSSSNDWQRVKDSNIWNLQENNVLPALKLSYDNLAPHLKRCFSYFCLFPKGYELEKDELILLWVANGFIPPREETDNLYVIGEESFNCLVWKSLFQVDDDDTCKMHDLVHDMARHVMKHDCLVIEPACNEVKIPDEVLHLSSSCPDEKLILSSEDLGKLTSLRSIFMFGEEDEGCISQLFKHMYVRVLHLDLTRLRTLPESICKLKHLRYFNLSNSSIDALPESIMYLQNLQVLILCWCRRLRKLPESICKLRYLKYLTLFGSGIEVLPDGLKDMISLQRLDINGCYSLRHFPCGIEKLTSLRMLPRFPVGKEIGAKISELGDLNLLKGELKIEELKNVEGLSEAKSANLKCKKNLSILVLKWSEELYTPEMFPYMEEVLEGLEPNPSLEILKVENYMGKTISPSWMDNLRNLVEIVFDKCKNCERLPPLGRLPSLRVIQLSYMYSLKCFHDDDINMSVDNTDMFICLQRLKIIWCRELISLPDNLPKLVDLELKKCEKLISLPCNLPSIRKMKFEDCDGLLSLPDEIQSFKDLNKLAIRSCKHLSKRYNRYMGEDWHKVSHIPDLSFNAPS, from the coding sequence ATGGGAGATGCAGCTGTTTCGGCTCTTGTGAAGGATGTGATAGGGAGACTGACTTCTGAACTTATCAAAGAGTTTGCTCTGCTTTGGGGATTCAAGGGTGATATTATGCGTCTCAAGGAAGATTTCGAGCAGATCCAAGCTGTTCTTGAAGATGCAGAAGAGAAACACATCAAGGAAAAGGCTGTAGAGTTATGGCTTCAGTGTCTTAGATCTGCATCATTCAAGGTAGAAAATGTGCTGGACGATATCTCAACTGAAGCTTTGCTACGAAGTCTACACAAAGAGATAGACATCGAAAGAGGAATCAAAATAGGCATCAAATACAAGGTACGAGCCTCATTCTCCAAATTTAAGTTTCGTGTCAGGGCTGCTCACAAAGTTAAAGCCATAAGAACAAAACTGGATGACATAGCATCCAGGAGATTTGAGTTAAACTTGATCTCTAGTGACACAAGTCATGAAGATGTGGGAGTTGAAGGTGAGATGCCTAATAGGGAAACGAGCTCGCTTATACTTGATTCTTCAAAAATTTTAGGAAAAGATGAAGAGGTGGAGATGGTTATAAGAACGGTATGCAACAAAGATATAGGAAAATATGACAATGGTGATATTCGGGTGTATGGTATTTGGGGTATGGGAGGTCTAGGAAAGACTACTCTAGCTCAATTAGTCTATAACCATAAGAGAGTTGATCAATATTTTGACTTAAAATGTTGGGTGTATGTCTCTGAAAACTTCCAAGTTAATGAGATAATGAAAAAAATCATCGAGTCCGTAGATAAATCTGGGTGTACGCTTACACAGCTCGATACGTTGCAAGCTTCCCTCCAAAACAAGTTAATGGGAAGAAAATTCTTAATTGTACTAGATGATGTTTGGGCTGAAGAGAACGAAGAGGGAAAATGGAAAACATTAAGTGGAACATTAAGTTGTGGGGAAGAAGGAAGTATTGTTGTGATGACAACACGGTCAGAGAGAACTTGTCGAATGATGGCTAAGGTTGGCGAGCTACGACATGAATTGGGATGTTTATCAGAAGAGAACTCATGGTTATTATTTAAGAAGCATGCATTTGCAGAAGGAAGAGTGGGGGATGACGAACGTAAGCTAGAGCCTATTGGAAGGGAAATAGTTGTGAAATGTAAGGGGCTGCCTTTGGCAGTGAAGACTTTGGGCAGCTTAATGTGGTCAAAAAGTAGTAGCAACGACTGGCAACGTGTGAAAGACAGTAACATATGGAACTTACAAGAAAATAATGTCTTGCCTGCTTTAAAGTTAAGCTATGATAACTTGGCTCCACATTTAAAGAGatgtttttcttatttttgtttGTTTCCTAAAGGCTATGAACTAGAAAAAGATGAACTGATCTTGTTGTGGGTAGCAAACGGTTTCATTCCGCCCAGAGAAGAAACAGACAACTTGTATGTGATTGGAGAAGAAAGTTTtaattgtttggtttggaaaTCCCTCTTCCAggtggatgatgatgatacatGTAAAATGCATGATCTAGTGCATGACATGGCACGGCATGTAATGAAACATGATTGTTTAGTTATAGAGCCTGCTTGTAACGAGGTTAAAATCCCAGATGAGGTGCTTCATTTGAGCTCGTCATGTCCGGATGAAAAGTTAATTTTATCATCTGAGGATTTAGGAAAGTTAACATCATTAAGGTCAATATTCATGTTCGGGGAGGAGGATGAAGGTTGCATTAGTCAACTTTTCAAGCACATGTATGTAAGGGTATTACACCTGGATCTTACTAGGTTAAGGACATTACCAGAATCAATTTGTAAACTCAAACATCTGAGATACTTCAATTTATCAAATTCAAGTATAGATGCTTTACCCGAGTCGATTATGTATCTCCAAAACTTGCAAGTGTTGATTTTATGTTGGTGTAGGAGATTGCGTAAATTGCCTGAATCGATTTGCAAGCTCAGATATCTGAAATACTTGACCTTGTTTGGCTCGGGTATAGAAGTTTTACCAGACGGCCTAAAAGACATGATTAGCCTTCAACGTTTGGACATTAATGGTTGTTATTCACTCCGACATTTTCCGTGTGGAATCGAGAAACTAACTAGTCTTCGAATGCTTCCACGATTTCCTGTTGGTAAGGAGATAGGGGCCAAAATAAGTGAATTGGGGGATTTAAATCTTCTTAAGGGGGAGTTAAAGATAGAAGAACTTAAGAATGTTGAAGGTTTAAGCGAGGCCAAGAGTGCCAATCTCAAATGCAAGAAGAATCTGTCAATTTTGGTGTTAAAGTGGTCAGAAGAATTATATACACCAGAAATGTTTCCATACATGGAAGAGGTTCTTGAGGGATTAGAGCCAAATCCATCTTTAGAGATATTGAAAGTGGAGAATTACATGGGAAAGACCATTTCTCCAAGTTGGATGGACAATTTAAGGAATTTGGTTGAAATTGTTTTTGATAAGTGTAAGAACTGTGAGCGTCTTCCACCACTTGGGAGACTCCCCAGTCTTAGGGTTATTCAGTTGTCGTACATGTATTCTTTGAAGTGTTTTCACGATGATGATATAAACATGTCAGTAGACAACACCGATATGTTTATTTGTTTACAAAGATTAAAGATCATCTGGTGTAGGGAATTAATTTCTTTACCAGATAATCTTCCAAAACTGGTGGATTTAGAATTAAAAAAGTGTGAGAAATTAATTTCTTTACCGTGTAATCTTCCAAGCATCAGAAAGATGAAATTTGAAGATTGTGATGGATTACTTTCTCTACCGGATGAGATTCAGAGTTTCAAGGATCTAAACAAACTTGCGATAAGAAGCTGTAAACATCTAAGTAAAAGGTATAATAGATACATGGGTGAAGattggcataaagtttctcacATTCCCGATCTAAGTTTTAATGCTCCATCGTAA